The nucleotide sequence TAACGAGTAATATTTCTGAAAAAAGGTCAGCAacacttaataaaaaatataaaatgttcctACGATGAGAAGCTTGTGACTTCTTACAGATGCGCTCAGGACTTGTTAAACTGATTTCCCCTCATGTGACAGATGTTTTCTATACATCTGGCTGCAGTCTCACACTTTTGTCTTCTCTGACTATTTCCACCTCAAATAGCACAAGCAAGCAAAGTTGCGTACTTGTCACCCAGTCACAGaagtaaaataaactgaacaggAGGTTACCTGTGCGCACAAAGGCCACCAAGAGGCTGAAGAGTACAAGCGGGACGACTGTGCAGATGCAGCTGCTGCGAACCATCGTGGCTGCCAAGGATGAGCGTCTCCAAAACTCCTTGAGCAGCGACTTCGACCGAGTGACTGACCCTGCGAGAGGAGCAGGAGAAGAGTACAGGGGAGTGCAGGAAGGGAGGAAAGGTAGCCAGCTAAGGGGTGAGAGAAGGGGTGGGACTAGGTGTGCACAGGACTGTCTGGACAGTGCCGACTTTGTGAGCACATCATCACAGGGCCCACCCACTCCAAAACTCCTCTGGCCACATAGCTGGGTGCGAGGGGTAAACATTCGGCGTCTGCTGACCGTGGCCAGGTCACATCACAAAGGTCTCTGCTGGACATTTTACTCCTGTGGACTCAGAGGGAAACATCTGACCGCAAATACGTTGGTGCTGCAGGAAAGAGCTGGCTCTAAAGTGGgagtacagaagtattagtagcaatgttccctgtaatttttcatgagtctgagcaaacacacaaactccatgagcatcccttggaccactgtgagcaacatcagacgtgtgcactgtggtcacaccagcatcacatccattcaagttacatggttcattaaaagaatcaaattacagcatttacatttctgttaaaacgctttgtcaacaggagccagttgaaggctgcagtgattttagtgacactacaatgtataagagtgaagttattgaatatttgtctctctttactgttgcagtggttttacaaattgcagatggaccctgttcactccatagacaccaatgttattcctgtagcttgaaagacagctacttttgataaaactgggcttgtagcacattgtctgccttgcaacaatgggaaagaggcaccgtttgttttgacaacctatatctaatgagttattgatgctggaagtctgaatctgtgaatatctttccaactttactgaacttggggccactaccacctaaggagtgatatatttaattttgaaaaaagcatttagccatacttaaagctttaagtgctttattaacacggaactaaaaattttgtattgttttattatcacaggttctgtctgaaaagagatggcatcattttaaacagtgaaatcaaactaataaaatgtaatgaccaatcagtgagtaatactggattctgcaaaaacataaacaactttttaaaaaatctaaatcttatcttaacacagttaatgtattaacttatttttgtgtttatgcatgtatttagtgatttatttagtactgataacatatcagagttctgagtgaatttttcttaagatagacaaaggccatttattgattacatataggctgttaaatgtttattaaaaactaaaaagcattttaaaaaaaacaattcaattcaattcaattcaattcaattcaattcagttcaagtcaatcttatttatatagcgccaattacagtcaaattgtctcgagacgctttacagaaccaataTGCCTGACCttcagagcaagccaaaaggcaacagtggcaaggaaaacacccttttaacagggaaaaaaacctcgagcagaacccggctctaatgtggggggacccatctgcctgctggccgggcgggttgacttaggcatttattgagtcactaaaatactgtagagtacagaccacatcagcatgattataagcatcctctggtaaattaacaaccagatactgatgtctctcaccatatggacttcaggagatgactgggggatgataaactgtgacctactggttgggttctctctgttctcatgtttcttacatgtttgtcccctgacagccgggtcctaatgttttttgagcaacacaccatactatgacgtttttacaatgatggttctattatggaaccagtttgacatgttcaggtgttctttgtgtgaaaactcagagatttcaggtatcagaaggtggttttcaactttctttgttaactttctgcttcaactttaaactaaatttccttcactaacccagccctctcgacttccaggaagctgtgttcctattggctgtccaggtggctgcttggtattatcaggaacacctgagcagcttggtgttatcaggaacacctgagcagctcagtgtcttcctgctttatttagctgcagccaaacatttcctctgcttctctccccactgaaccgggtttgactctgttgctgtagtttgttctttaggcgttggcttgcagcttccagcagtaaaatcgtctttaatgtgtttcttggtgtgttttagggctttgtactggatagttgtcttggtaaatgaggttctttagccacagttagcacatggtgctaatgtgtgcagtgattagtggatttgctgcagctgagttgtgtctttatcttggctgNNNNNNNNNNNNNNNNNNNNNNNNNNNNNNNNNNNNNNNNNNNNNNNNNNNNNNNNNNNNNNNNNNNNNNNNNNNNNNNNNNNNNNNNNNNNNNNNNNNNAAGGACGCCTGATGTTGATTaactgcgtaaataccattatatacagtctatggtaaatacgtatgtgaatcgcatcattggctgcagcagccagtcaccggtcactcactgactcacactgaaaaatagcacagaatgaattaggtgtttattttatttacaatttaggttggattttttttttgtgcgcagcgcagattttctgtgcgcggagaccgtgtcagcagtgcgcaattgcgcacgcacgcagcttagagggaacagtggttagTAGCGAAATGCAAAGAAAGCAAAAGTCTTTATCAGAGTCAATCAGTGAAAATTCTGTTGTTGTGCAGCTAATATGTGAACACTGTGCTAACCGGGTACTCCAGCAATTTAGTGCTGCAAAACCACAATGATcaaaatcaaagcagcagagcATGAGATATGCTGAATCCTAGTCTCTAAAATGGGCCCTGAAATGCAGCTCCAGCACTTGAATCAATGAAAGACTGTTTTCATTGAAATCACTCAGCCAGACCTTGTGTTTGGCAGGTTTGTTAGAAGGTAACTTAACTGTTCTACTAACAttgtttcagctgcagttagcttattttgcattttaatccaAGAAAAATCAGTTTAGGAGTTGATGTCTTGGTAAGTTCAACAACTTAAACGGTTGCATCAGCCTCATCTACACTTGTTGCCATGTCTCCATGACTGATTCAGGGGTGTAGTTAGGTAGCTATAGCAATGTAGCTACAGGATGACCACATTAATTACACTTATTAATATACTCAGTTCACAAACTTGGGACACGTGTGGTGATGATTTtccataaacaacaaaattgcTCTCTTCTGGCTTACAACCCGATATTTGAACACTTCGTATTTTCCCACAAAGAGGTTCAAAATCTCCCATGTTATGGCATCAGTGGGCTCAAGTAGCTTTGTTGGACAtaagtaaatattaaaaatactaaaaggTTGCAGggaggatgaaaaaaaaaaaacaatcagatcTCCCaaattgttttttcttcatctgcatTGCACCTACATGGTGTTCCATGCCTCCAGAGCAGAAGTGCTTAAAGAGCAGAACCTTTCTGAGGTGTGGAACTAGGCTTGCATCATTTTCAAAACCTCATCATCAAGgcttttttcttaaatttcacaGAGCTCCTCCAGAGTCTAAAGACTGGCAGCCCGTTTCCACAGTTGTTTTTGCCTGCAAAGTAAAGTTGTAAGTAgaattgtcaaaaaataaaagtaaacgATAAACTTCCATGGCTGACTAGATGGAAGAAGGAAACAGGATTCAAATGATGAAACGTGCAAACATCTGAAGAGTATTCCAGTTcaggagaaggaaagagagagatCAGTTGCGATGGGACATTTTtgatatgattggttggctgaagaGTAATTAGTCTGTAGATTAAAGGGGTTGAAGCATCATTCAGAAGCATTTTAGGTAAGCCCCTCTATGGCCTTTTCCAGTCATTTCTGACAAGTTTTCACACATCAAGCAGCTAAGGCTTGAAAGGTTTTTGCTCCAGTGGGGTAATGTTCCTAGTGGGTGCTCATTTCCTCTTTGTCGATTTAAAAAACTAACTGACTAATCTTATGTATGCCCCACAACTGAGTGGTGAGAGGATGAGCTTTTACTTTCTGGAAAgtcaagctgtgtttttttggaGACTTCATACAGAAGTTTAGCAGTCaccaatttaaataaaaacacgtcAACACAAATTGTCGGTACATGAGGATAAAAAGGGAAAACGACAGTCAGCAGATTGTGAGGAAAATGGTGAGATGCAATAAATCATTTTCAATTTTGTCACTAAATTCTCAAATTAGAGGGATTTAGGATGCTCTTAAATTAAACGATAAATCCTTGTATCTGGCTACATTCATGTCCTCTCTAGCACCTGACAGTAATTAATATTCATTTATACATTTGCAGTTCTTAATAGCATCCctgtaaaatgtgatttacTGTGGTGTGACCGGGTGATGAATGTGGATCCAAtgaattttgcacatttgtggtttttctgAATAGTTCAGACACAGGTATGTGAACAGCCCACACATCcgactgttttattttttcatactgCAATAAAAAAGTATGACTCCGGCAGATCATTTTCATATATTATAATACAGATGCAGAATTGAAAGTTTATTCTTTAACAGCCTagtattttacaagaaatagATAGCTACTTGGAACTTTTGAACATGTCCTTAAAACAGGACATAAGTGGGCACGAATCCTTGGGCTCTACTTTGCCATCATTATCCATGAACACCCAGCCGAAAAGAGGGAAGCGGAAAGAGAAGAGGGGATTAAAGTGTAGGGGAAAAActttcaataaataaaacaaaaacaatggatATAATCTCTCTAACCTTTCCCATACTACCCCACCCATATATCcacaatttgtaaaaaaaacaaaacaaaaaataaagataaaaaaaatcacatacaaAGGAGGCCAAATTTGAAATCTGTTACCGTGAGTTTGTACAACATGGTAGAATTTAGGATGGAGCAGCTGATGCCGAGGAGACATCGACACCTCTGCAGACTTTCTCCAGAAACTTGAGTTCATTGCTCGCTTGGCTGGTTGGCTGTTTTACTCACCAGTTTGCTCAAGACCATCTCTTTGGAGGATTTTAATCAGATTACAGGTCCGTTTGCAACAGGAAAACACACCCTGCCTCAGAGGTCACAGTTTGCTCACAATTTTGGAACTGATGAGGAATTAGCAGAGTATGCTTCATAGATGGGAGActcaaaaaaaaaggtgaaagtCCTGGAAGCAGTCGGGGGCAGGGGTTTGGGTAACAGCTGCTGTTCAAACTGGATAAAGTCAGTGGGGTTTGCTTGGCTGCAGTCCCTTAAAAGTCCTCCAAAGTCTCAATCTCTCCCATATTCAATCTTTCAGATGACGCATTCACAGAAAAACCTGCAAATTGAATAAAAACACCAATAATTCCATTAGCAAATGggaaataaaaatctgatttttcagATTCAGCAGATGGATGCTTGCTCTCACCTAGAAGGCTGGGGTCTGCCCGGACcatcttctgcttctttttcttcttccctgaGGTGACGGTCTCAAAGCGCTGCTGCTGGCCACTCGTATGGTTCGACTGGTAGAGAGATGAGGATCCTGTTCCGCCCCATACAGAATCCTTGGACAGAGAGAAATGTGGACTTAAGAGTAATGCAACCACAGGAGAAAAATGTCTAACTTTTGGTCATAaccaaaattaaaatattactgttagtttagtttgggatttttcaacattatGTAGGGATTACATTTCTGATACAGATCAAATGCAACCAGAAAATGTAACTTTCAGcttttgaaaacatgaattgtAATGTTAGACGTAGTTAGAATGAAGTAATGTCACACACTCCAGTGGTCTTAATGTATCTTTTCTGAGAAACTGCTATGGCCGGACAATTCTTTCACCCAACCAAAAAGTGAGTTTTTCTAGTTCTATGAATAAAAGTGCCTCTtgtaaaaaagctaaaatactgaCAGTTGATGTAATACACCATTAAAGAGTATCTGTGACGGAGGCAGTGCTGCCTTGAAATGTTTCAGTGCTAGTCTGACTCACCGAACGTAGGTTGTGGATCTAAGCTTGCCATTCGCTGCATATATTATACTCCTTCCCTTAACGCTATCTGTGTgctaccattttcaaaatccctctcactacaggaaacaacaacctctGAGCTACAACCTGCCCAATAATGGCAAGTGTTTAATAAGATTGGTCTTGTGCAATAAGGCAGGGCTGCTTAGTTCTTCTGGTTGCAACAATCTATAAAGACTGTGTTCATAACATTTGCTGTCTAACAGCTATGTTTTTATATCTTGCCCACTggtaatgggaaaaaaaaatcattatctGAGTATGTTCCACCTAAACAAACCCCCAAAGCCTGACATCTCTATTGAGAAACAGTTGATGGATGAAATAACCAGACTCCACTGTTATGGCTAATCGAGGAAATAGCAGAAAAAGTATATTCACGTTGATCCagatatcattaaaaaaaaggaactaATGTTAGCACTTGGAAATTCTATGACACATGAGTCTTAGACACTAGAGGATTATAATAAGAAACAAGGAACAAATGGTGCAATGCTGTCTTTTGGGGTTGATCCAAAGGGGTGACGCATGACACATTCACAGCAGAAAAgtaaataacagcagcagccaTGGGGAATGACGGTATTGCTTATGTCATTTCACTTGTTACGATTGGTCTCAACATGCTAGGCAGAAAAGCCCCAGAGGAAAGCCTATTTTGGGGGGAGAGAAATGGACAGATGTCTCTCATTTTGATCACATTACAAGACTTGTGGGGATCTGCCAGGCAAAAATAGGAGCAAAACATTTGGTACCCATATGGTGAGCTTTTAAATAGCTGTTACCACTTCAGTCTCgctcacctgctgctgcttaaGGGTTTGCTGTTGGTTCTGCGGTGCCTGTTTCTGTTGGTTAGCGTTCTGTTTGGCACGACGTTCCAGGAACTGCTTGGCAAAGTCCTTGGCCTCGGGAGTGTCCCCCAGGTAGGCCCTGACATAGTCATGTACCTCGTATGGAGAGTCCACTTCTTTTAAGAAGGATGCAAACGTAGGAACTGGCAGAGAAGAGCGAGAATATTTGTCAGTTTGA is from Amphiprion ocellaris isolate individual 3 ecotype Okinawa chromosome 10, ASM2253959v1, whole genome shotgun sequence and encodes:
- the snorc gene encoding protein SNORC; translated protein: MFTPRTQLCGQRSFGVGGPCDDVLTKSALSRQSCAHLVPPLLSPLSWLPFLPSCTPLYSSPAPLAGSVTRSKSLLKEFWRRSSLAATMVRSSCICTVVPLVLFSLLVAFVRTETVGDPASTARDNQDTMSGEPPSDVTTRVPFQDVTEQSFTYDYEDATHSHALDEEGVLGPGAITAIVIAVFLGASVLLALIVITLRKFTAS